The Setaria viridis chromosome 2, Setaria_viridis_v4.0, whole genome shotgun sequence DNA window AGCCGATTTCCGCAATTTATATTAGTTCGCCATGGCTTGTACCGCGCATGCACCTGCTAAATGGGTATCCTGAATCTAAACTTCAGTAACCAGACGAGTATCCTCCTTATCTTAGAAAGAAAGATGACAAGAGCCAAATCGTTCTTGAAACCTAGCTAGTTCACCATGGACACTGCACAAAACCCTATTCAGGAACAAAACAAGGTTCCCATCTCCCTCATGCACTGCCGGTTGCCGGAGGAAACCTCACATCGTGCCACCGTCCCGGCACAGGGTCCCTCCCTGCCGTCGATCCATCGGAGCTGACACCCTTGCTGACCTTTTCCTGTCCGTCCGGTAGCATGTCAGGCTCACCATCACATGATCTGCCACATGACACCACCGATCCATGCATCACACTCCCTACTCGTCGTTTGCCGCGCCATGCATGACGAAGCCCTGTGTAGGCCGGACGTGATCCAAGGGCGATCACGCACTCCCGTGCGAGTGAACGGACGGCCAGGATTTACCGGATCACGTCGGGGGTTTTCATCAGCTGACCGGTGACGTGACTCGTGTGCACACCACAGTGTGTCTGTGCATCGTCGGCCGGACATGGCAGCATGCGTGTGAGTGCACGCACGATCCGCTAATGATCCAGTGCCGGCTGGTCACGAGTCAGTTTTCCGGCCCGTgatcattttgtttttctttctttctctctcccgaGCTTTGGGATAATGTAGGAGGTCGTCGGCGAGAGGGATCCTGCTGGCGTTGGTAAAAGTAAAAGAGTTTCCTCCGAGCTAAATGGACAAACGTCTTTGCGTTTCGTGTGTGCGGCTAAAAGAAACTTGGATTTGGCTTCACAAATATAAATTTGTATTAGAATTTAAATAGCAGGCAGCAAGATGGGTAAAACAGAAAAAAAGAGATGATAGAAATGTACTTTAAGGATGCAGCACGACTTATATTTGTATTAGAAAGAAATGCAAAAATGCATGGCATTGCTtatgattatttttctttttttgtgtgcTCTTTctcccttttatttatttgtggtTAGCTATTGAGCTGAAGACTATGAAAAAAAGTTGCCTATATGTGTTTATCACGGAGGTTGGATATATTcccattttctaaaaaacaaagaaatgcAAAAGTGGCTTTTATTTACAATTGTAGGGGGCAACTGATATGTTTTTTATGATAAAATAACTGCCTTTTCCTAACCTCTACAAAAagggagactgctggagatgcttaATCCAACTATTATATTAGGAGAGTTGATGCTCACTTTATCTttcccttttcccaataattattgggacaacctAATAATTCAcccaactctccctaaataaagaaAGAGCTGTGACTCTCCTAATATAGTAGTTGGATTgtgatgagattattgggagactgcaaaagTAACTCTCCCAATAATGGTGAAAATGATATTAGAATATTcctattaactagttattgaaaatatatattggGAGACTGCTGAAGATGCTCTGAGGAGGTTCTATAAGTTGGACCATTCTCTTATAACTTCTAGGAAGTAGCAGACCTAACATAAGAAAATGTGATATTATGTATATAGTTCAATGCAACTTTATCAGTCATAGGGGCAGACTCAGGGCCCAACGACCCTAGGCGTCCGCCCGAGCTCCGGAGCGGTGCAGCGGCACAATGGCAGAGAAGATGATGGAGCTATGATCCGGGGCAGCACGAACcgtttccttttcatttttttttcactcttTCCTATCCTTGTTGGGGCATATGACGTGGCAGAGAAGACGATGACTTGTAGCAGCTGCCCATGCAATGCTGTGCTTCAACGTCTGCTCATCACCTCCTATCAGACGTACACATACTGTGGGTCTGTGTGTGGCTAATGGCTTTATATGCTCCTGTCAATTCATCCACGTCGACATCTACCGTCACACGAATTGAAATTACCAACTTGCTCTACGTAACTCTTTTCTATCTTTTGCATAACTCCAGTATTTTTTTACGTCTAAAAAGATGTCCATGCATGCAGAGCGCGGCCACGTCGGCTGCGATGGCAACTGCCACATGTAAAACTGGACGGGGGCGTGCATGACGGTTACCTTGTGTTGTCGCCGTAGTGCTTGGAGAACATGTCACATGTGCCAAGATTTTTGTTGATAGGAGCAGGCCAGGCCTGCAGCTTTGAAGGTGCCATACTGCCATTTGTTTGGCTCCAAACCAAGCTTCTTTGAAGCACACAAATGTGTCACATGGGCAGGCTTCTACTTGAAAAAACCCAACTGACCTATAAAGTTCAAGCCACAGAAACTGCAATTCATATGGATGTGAAAAATGTTCAAGAATTCATAAATTCATGTAAAACACCTGCATATTTGTTGGGCTCTTGGCTTTCCTAGAGTAAGTAATTTcttcagaagaagaaaagggggaAGAAAACAAAGACAGACAGTGGCAGTGTATGGAGATAATCTGGGCCTGAAATATAAAGGTACGTAGGCCCAAACTGGTCCAATTGATCCATATGGCCAATGGGCTACGCATCGGCCATTCAGCTATGCGCCTAAAGCCGTCATGGGCTCCTcaagagagaggaggaaaatGTTCTTTGTTAGCAAAACAAACAATGTTACAATGAACTGTTTGTTTATCAGGCTTCATAAACATGACCCACCTTAGCCCAGCATGGCTACAACATAGTGCTTATCATCTTCGTTTTCGTATGAAAAAATTGCATAACCTGCACATAAAAATTAGCCTAGATAAAATGTTTTGTTACAAAGACCCACCTGGTATTTTGCCTCCGTTTCATGTTACCTGTACTGCTAGGTGATGTACTTATTTGGACTCGTTTTTTCAGATGCTGCGTTATTAAACGATAAATAGTAACCTACCTGAGTCATTTCATATTGACATTAACatctgtttttttattttgtcaTTGTTTATGCATCATTGGtatgaatctttttttttatttatcgaATACGCAAGATTGGTATGAATCTTTAGACTCATACTAATGTCTGCACATAGATGAGCACTCACTTCTGATAGCACTTTCAAATCTACTACACATTTGCAACTCTTGTTTTTAACGTTTCTGCTTAATTACGTCAGAAGCTCACCCTTTTTGTTGATGGGTCATGTTGGGTTTTTATCTCTAGTCTACCTCAACTTATTTAGGACTAAAAGactttgttgttgttcttgtatGTCAGAAGCTCTCTGGCGTTCACCTAAGAAGGGGTAAGCATCCGGGGTCCAGCACCCTGATCTACCAAGCAAGTGCTCGGTCCCTATAGCAACTTTTTTTGCAGTACTTTAACCCACATTCCTCATGAATTTTCGCATCCATTTATATCCATTTGGACTCCATGTCTTCCTTTGAAATGGAGGAATTGTACAGGGGAAAAAACAAGTGCGATCAACATGCTCTGTTACCTAACAAACATTAACTATAGAGAGAGACACACACACAGATGATGACGAGTCATGCACTCTTCTTGCTGTTCATCGCTCTCCATCCATGCATCATCCACTAGCAAACACAGGCCAGTGTCATATCACTAAATACGGTATGATCTGCATCTTCCTTTTGTTATGTATGCAAAGCTATTCCGGAAACAGACGGCAGGAAAGAGAGGCTGGTAGGATGGCCTTGTCGCCCTAACAGAAACCATCCCGGCCCCTACTCATCACAAAAGTAATCATGCATGAATCCATCAGCTGTGATGCTGATGATTAGCTCAATGAGCGCAGCTTTCAAGGAAATCCAGTCTACCACACGGATTCATAGCTCCAAGTCATTAGTGCTTAAATCATATCTTTGCCTAAAAATAAAGAGGATCAGATATTCAATTGTATTACTAGTTCAGAGTTCCagatcaaaaaagaagaagaagaaaaaaacccTGCGCCTGAGAATCTTCATAGAGACTGCAATGTTCAGAAATGCTTGCACACGTGTGTCCTTCACGGACGCGTGTGGTCTGGGGGTGGAGATTGTGCCAATTGGAATGCCAGAATTCTCTTGGTCTGAATGAAaagaaattctttttttttaatatgagATGAAAGAAACATTTCGATTAAAtaagtgaaagaaaaaaaatagtttggTTGGGGACCAGGAGAAGAAAAGCTGGATCACGTACCCTACCAAGCCAAGCGACGTGTGTGGCATCTTTCAAGCTAACGAAAGCCTCTAATGTAATGGATGTATTAAACCAACTAACCACAGCAGGCGCTGCTCATCCATTCGTCCATTCAATAAAGAGAAGGAAAATTAAAGTGGAGGGCATCAAGCAAAATCATAAGATAATGACTTTATCTTTCTTTCGTGTTATGATCTTGATTTAGAGGGCATCAGACTCTTTGTAAACTTGACCAAACCTTTTTATATAGGAaaaaaaagtctattttacCACACCCCAACAATCCACTTTATTTGTCCTTTTAAGAGTGGAACATCGCCTTGATTTACTCTTCAAACCCTTTAAATTTGTTCGACGCATCCCATAATGAGATTTGTCTCTTTATTCCTCCATGTACAAGTTGAATTATaagttcagtttttttttttgaaaagctttaAGTTCAGATCTTATAGGGTGACAAAGGAGATCATAACATAtggtaaaaaaataatttattatcGTCGAGTGTTCAAAATTCAGAACAATCAAACCAACTTGTTTGAAATGCAACATTTTCATATTACCGGGAACCGTCGAATTCCTACGACATGCAGGTGAAATCCCTTGTTCCAAAATCCAAACAGGGCAACAAGAAATTAAAATTCCCCATATGCCATAAGAGAAGGATGCTGTTGGCCATTTAACGTTTGCTCTGGTACTGCTAATTAGGTGATGTACGGCATGCAAGCTGTAGTATTAACCGTTAATTCCCCTGATTAGTTATTCGGTTGGTGTCACGAGATCGAGAATCAGTACGATCCAGCCACCAAATCCCGGCATATTTCGACGCACACAAAATTCTGCACAGGGACGATCAAGTTCGTGGAAGAATTTCTTGCTAAGCCTTTATGGCCGGCCTGTACAATGAAACGCGTATGAATTCCGCTATCACGGGGCGGCGATACGAATCAGCACATAAAGAATGATCACGGAGCACTAATCCAAGCATTTTTTTTAgtcaatctctctctctctctctctctctctctctctctctagagtgtGTGTGCTTGGCTCCCACCACTTTTCTCTATCTGCACTTTGAAAACTTTGAAAGCCTCTCGCAAGCACAGCCAGCCCTCCATTTCGTTGTCGGCATGTcaaccctctctctttctttctcccgTGCACTCCATCAGCCATACTTTCTCGCTCTAAAAATGGGAGCCGAGCAGTGAGGACGAAGAACAGGAACCGGGCGCCCTTCATCATCCGTTAGCTAGCCGACGAGGTAAGGAACCCATTCTCTTTCCTCCACTTTAAGCGTCAATGTTTGTTCGCATTTGTCAAGAACAGATTCGATTCTCGTCAAGTTGGTCGATTGCAATTTCAGCCCTCCATGTGATCAATTCATGCTTTGTTTCCCTTCGAATTTTCTTTTCCTAATGCTCTCTCCATATTTGCTTTGGATTGGGAAATCCATAGGTCCTTGAGTCACTGTTCAAAACCGTACTTCGCAAATTTGAAGCGGTTCTGAATTTGCTTAGGACATCAACGTCTGATACATCATTTCCATTCCTTGAACAGTTAACTCCATCGACAGAATTCTTGCGATTTCGCCTCTAAAACACCCTCTGCTCTGCAGGTGATTTCTGAATCAGGTGCACCACACAAAAATGGAGCAATACGAGGTGTTGGAGCAAATTGGGAAGGGTTCATTCGGCTCTGCGCTCCTGGTGAGGCACAAAGTTGAGAAGAAGAGGTGAGGCTGCCGAGGAAGATGGTGACACTGTGCTGTGCCTTCAATGGTGTCACTCCTCTGAAACTGGCTCATTTCATTTCAGGTATGTCTTGAAGAagatccgcctcgcccgccagACCGACCGGTGCCGCCGATCAGCACACCAGGAGGTATGCTTACACTCCCCTCCCATTGTGCCCTGTGGCATCATAATTTGAAATTGGTTAACTATACCATTAGCTTCATTGGGAAAAAggaggtttgaattttgatgctGAATTGGACATGGTACCTTCTTGAagcattcttcatggtctagcAACGTTTTTTGTGGTCCCATTTCTGACGAACAATTTGAATTTGACTCTGAGCACAAATGATGACAAATTTTCTGAAAGGGAGAGAGTTTGAGTACAAGTCTTTGTTTCGTTGTAGGGCATGCTTCACTGCTCTCCAAAACAGAATTTGTTCTGTTTTTTATGATCTTGCGCTGATAATACGTGCGTAAACCTACCTTAATCATGTAAAAGCTTTCACCAGCTTGTTGAATTTTCATACAGATGGAGCTCATTGCAAAAGTAAGGAACCCTTACATTGTGGAGTACAAAGAGGCTTGGGTAGAGAAGGTGAGCATGGTCCCCTGCCCTTGCTGTGGACAGTGGCAGCATCCTAAGGGCAATCTTCGGTCTTGTTCCTTTCCTTGATGTAACAATGGTcctgatgaaggatgtatatgttcACAATTGCTTGAAAAGGAACGATTTTTGTTGTTATCAGGGTTGCTACGTGTGTATTGTCATCGGTTACTGCGAGGGAGGGGACATGTATGTCTGATTGTGGAAGTTTATCTCTGAACTTTAACTGGAATATGTATTATAATTCtgaccattttcttttttttcccggtTTGTGCAGGTCAGAAGCCATTAAGAAGGCTAAGAGCGACCATTTCTCAGAAGAGGTCGTAAATAATCTGAATTCTATGACGTAGCTTGTTCTATATCCACACATTCTGCTTACTGAAATTTGCAGCTTTTGTTGTGTTCATTTTTTTATGGATGCAGAGGCTGTGTATGTGGCTTGTGCAGCTCCTGATGGCACTTGATTACTTACATGTGAATCATATCCTTCATCGCGATGTCAAGGTTGTTAGATTCATAACCTTTATGTTATCCTTGAAATGGACCCATGCTGCTCGAATTATACTCATCATGTACCTTGTAACTGTTTCAGTGCTCAAATATATTTCTCACAAAGGAACAAAACATACGGCTTGGTAAGAATCCTATTGTCAAGTATTTTTTGGAAATTACCACGTATTATAAAATTCTTCGTATAAATGATGGCAATATAATACCCTTCTGTTCTGAACATGTGATCTGAAACAGGTGATTTTGGTCTTGCTAAAGTATTGACTTCTGACGATTTAGCTTGTTCAGTGAGTTTTCTTGCTCAACTATCAGGCGTTTGACACGTTTCTCTGTCGATGTTACTTCTCATCCTGGTTATGTGCTGCTTCTGAAGGTTGTGGGAACTCCAAGTTACATGTGCCCTGAACTTCTTGCTGACATTCCATATGGTTCCAAGTCTGATATATGGTCCCTCGGTAAGGTTCTATACAACAATATTCAGTTGGATCTATTCTTCTGAACATTGAGTTTCTGTGGCCTTGGCTAAACTCCTCCAATGTCCATTCCCAAGGCTGCTGCATCTATGAGATGGCTGCTTTGAAGCCTGCATTTAAAGCATTTGTGAGTAGCATCTCATGCTCGATGAAAACTGAATTTACCTTAAGCTGTATCGTGATTGGTGATTTTTGATTCTTACAGGATATGCAAGCACTGATAAACAAGATTAACAAGTCTGTTGTAGCTCCTCTACCAACTATGTACTCTGGTGCATTGTAAGTCCTTGCTCTATACAACTTACATACAGTTGATAATCCAGGATATAATACCTTTTTGGCTTTAGTACGAATTGTTCATAAATATTTATTTCTGATAATACAGTAGGGGACTCGTCAAAAGCATGTTGCGCAAAAGTCCAGATCACAGACCAAGTGTATGTGTTGGTTCACCACCACCCCTATCACAGCAACTTGCAACTCACCCTGAAGTCTGAACTTATCTATGCATCCCGTTTCCTTTGTTTCAGGCTTCAGAACTGCTTAAGCATCCTCACCTTCAGCACTACATGTTCAAACTCCAATTGAAGTCGACTCTTCCTCACAATTTGTTCTCAGCTAAGCTTCCTACCAAACACAACACAAATAAGACTGCGCTTTCCGACACTGAAGACAATAGCAAACTTAAATACAGCAAGAGCCATTCATTTAAACTAGCAAGGGCTGTAAAACTTGACCAAAGCACTGATGCACATGATCCTCCTAGTTCTACCAGAACTGGGAAGGATTGTCCAGAATTGCTAAGTGAACAAATGGAGGGATTGTCAATCCAAGTTACCAAGAATGTTGTTGATGAAGTGAAACATGAGAAGTATTCAAAAGCTACAAGACCTCCTGCTCCTACTCCAAGAAGGTCATCATCGACACCGAGAAGACGATTACAGCCTTCAAAGACATTTCATGCCAGAACTGCTCACAAGGAGGTATGACATATCTGACAATTTGAAATGTTAAACATGTTGTGGGTAGCCTTAACATCCATTCAGATTTTCACCGCAGATTGTTGATATTACCAGTCCCTAGCCAGTAGACACCTTTAAGGCACAAACCAACAATTCAGAAAATGCATAataaagcaaacattagtttCTCAAACAAAACTGACCTAAAACTATATTTTGCTGTAAGGTTACTTCTATCTGCCTCTTAGGTGCATGCCTGAAGAATTTATTTTAATAAGAGTATTTTTCGTAGGTGTACAAAATATTATTCACCTAAGATTTGAATTCTGACCTTCTGTTGTTTTGACTATTGATACCAGCAGGATTTTTTTAGTAACAGCTAGTCAACTTTGATGTATTTTGCACAGATGAGGAAAATATTATTCATCTAACATTTGAATCCTGACCTTCTGTTGATTTGACTTTCGATACCAGCAGCCTCCACAGTCAGGGTCTTCAACAGACCAAATGGGTCAAGCTACACGGCGAGAATCACTGCCCCTGCGTATGATCAAAACTCCTGAAAAGCGGCAGGCCACCAACATTCTCACCAGATTGAAATCTCCTGATGTTTCAGTAAACTCTCCTCGAATCGACAGAATTGCTGAATTCCCACTGGCATCCTCTGAAAACCCATTACATCACATCACAAAGCTTGTGTTGCCATCTATCATTGATCAATCCATCACCAAGGACAAGTGCACTTTCCAAGTGCTTCGAAGCGACAGCGAAAACTACTCTGACTCGCCTGACATCGACCTTCTTGGTGCTGACAATTCACCCAGAAGCTCATCAGATTGGAGGCAGAGGAGGTTCGACACAAGGTCTTACCAGCAGAGAGCTGAGGCTCTTGAGGGCCTGCTTGAGTTCAGTGCACAGCTGCTACAGCAAGAGAGATTTGAGGAGCTCGGGATCTTGCTCAAGCCTTTTGGACCCGGTAAGGCGTCGCCAAGAGAGACAGCCATATGGTtgtccaggagtttgaaagaAGTTGGACTATAACCAGAGGCCTGTGAGTGCAAGATTAAACCTGCGATAACATTGTACCTTAACAAGCTTCAGGCTATCCTGTACAGTTTCAGTTTTGTGATCTGTGTGTTTTACCCTGAACTGGTCTTTATGGAACACCACATACATTCGACAGCACTCTTTCTATTGACCTGTAATAACATATTAGACAAATTTATTAGTTAGATGAACAATACCTTAGATTCATGTGACATTGTATCCTGATTCCCCAAACTGTGTGGTCAGCAAGTTGACATCTCGAGAGCCATCTCTATGGTATGGCGTGACATTGTTCATTGTCATTGTTTTTTGTAATTTTTCCCCTGATACCATGAAAAGGATTTATGATTCTTCAGTTCTGTCCTTAATGTATATACCTTCTAATAAAAAAACTGAGTCAGAGTTGCCCGTTGCTCCTCTCCACGACCCATAGATAACCAAGTAATATTTCTTCATATTTAAATCATACAGCTTTTCACAACTACACCAAAGCTCTGAGCTTGTCCTTTTACTATAAGCTACTGCTGGTGTGAGAGTGGAGAGCATGCCATATAATAGCCTGCCTGCCTATGTTTCCTGGGCTCAATGTTCATTTGCCTGTTTTTTGTTGCTTGTTCTGCTGCTAATCACATCAGAAACATCGGAATATCCTTGCTACAACTCTGACTTCTTTCTCTGTGCCCTTGTCATTCTCCAATCTTGTCAGTTCTCAAACAATTCAATAGGATGAGAAAATTTATGGCCATATGAAGATAATTGTTGTTAGCCAGGTGCATCCAAGTTCTACTGATACTGAGAAGCATTTAACATTGGATTGTTGCAATCAAGCATGACTATTGATCCTTTCACAACTCAGGTTGCACAAAAAGACCAGGAGACTCATGTTGAGTTTCTGTTCCAGCCAACATAATATGAAAACACCAGAATTAATTTGCTTAAGTGTCACATATACAGCATGTTCAGCTCTAGTTTCATCAGCTAACATACACAAACATTTCTTCTCTGCATCAAAATATTTTGGGCAAGTTTGCAATATGCATAAAATTATTCCTTAAATATCTCGTGCAACATTCATGCTCACTTTATATACCAAGTTCAGCATTTCAAGTGGCAAGATTAGCATCttattttgatttgtttccTTGATGACAGCATTTCAATTTTCCAGTTGTTAAAAGAAACATTGTGTCAAATGGTCATTTCATAATCAATTAGAATGCTAGTTTGGGCCATACTGTGATTTTGCAGATCTACATAAAGGACCCAAATTTATTCAGAATTTAGTAATGCAAAGGGTGTCAACGATGATTTGTCTGACATGTCCCTATTTGGAATATGATTGCAGGAGAGCAGTGAAATGGCTTTTGCCCCACAATACTACAACAGACGATCTTCAAGAATACATCCTAAATGCAGGGACGTGAACCAGTAGAACATTGGGGAAACATTTATTGAAGCATCTTATTGAGTGCTTTTACACCAATAGCTTATACAACGAAAAATCGTAAGTTCAACACCAAAATAACAAGTAACCCAAAACTCACTTTGTTTTGACACTGACACCGTCTGATCCAGCAATGATCACCGAACTCGCCATGTTCAAGAACAACCCATGGTCAACAACTCCTTCCAAAGCTGCAATTGCCTCCCCCGCTGCCAATGCGTCCTTGATTGGTGTCTTGAAGTATAAGTCGACAATGTAGTTTGAGTTGTCAGTAACATAAGGTTTGTCACCTTCCAATCTTAGCTTTGCCTCGACTCCTTCCTCCTTAAACAGTTCCTGCAACCTTACTAGGTTATACTTCCAGCAGAACTGCACAACTTCCACTGGCATGGCTAGACCACTTCCTCCTAATCCATCAACTAGTTTTGTCTcgtcaacaacaacaataaactTGTCTGATGCAGCCTCAACCATCTTCTCACGGAGAAGCGCACCACCCCGCCCTTTCACAAGGTTAAGGTCTGGGTCAACCTGTTTTAGTACCAATTGAATTTAATTAG harbors:
- the LOC117843521 gene encoding serine/threonine-protein kinase Nek3 isoform X1, which produces MEQYEVLEQIGKGSFGSALLVRHKVEKKRYVLKKIRLARQTDRCRRSAHQEMELIAKVRNPYIVEYKEAWVEKGCYVCIVIGYCEGGDMSEAIKKAKSDHFSEERLCMWLVQLLMALDYLHVNHILHRDVKCSNIFLTKEQNIRLGDFGLAKVLTSDDLACSVVGTPSYMCPELLADIPYGSKSDIWSLGCCIYEMAALKPAFKAFDMQALINKINKSVVAPLPTMYSGAFRGLVKSMLRKSPDHRPSASELLKHPHLQHYMFKLQLKSTLPHNLFSAKLPTKHNTNKTALSDTEDNSKLKYSKSHSFKLARAVKLDQSTDAHDPPSSTRTGKDCPELLSEQMEGLSIQVTKNVVDEVKHEKYSKATRPPAPTPRRSSSTPRRRLQPSKTFHARTAHKEQPPQSGSSTDQMGQATRRESLPLRMIKTPEKRQATNILTRLKSPDVSVNSPRIDRIAEFPLASSENPLHHITKLVLPSIIDQSITKDKCTFQVLRSDSENYSDSPDIDLLGADNSPRSSSDWRQRRFDTRSYQQRAEALEGLLEFSAQLLQQERFEELGILLKPFGPGKASPRETAIWLSRSLKEVGL
- the LOC117843521 gene encoding serine/threonine-protein kinase Nek3 isoform X2, yielding MEQYEVLEQIGKGSFGSALLVRHKVEKKRYVLKKIRLARQTDRCRRSAHQEMELIAKVRNPYIVEYKEAWVEKGCYVCIVIGYCEGGDMSEAIKKAKSDHFSEERLCMWLVQLLMALDYLHVNHILHRDVKCSNIFLTKEQNIRLGDFGLAKVLTSDDLACSVVGTPSYMCPELLADIPYGSKSDIWSLGCCIYEMAALKPAFKAFDMQALINKINKSVVAPLPTMYSGAFRGLVKSMLRKSPDHRPSASELLKHPHLQHYMFKLQLKSTLPHNLFSAKLPTKHNTNKTALSDTEDNSKLKYSKSHSFKLARAVKLDQSTDAHDPPSSTRTGKDCPELLSEQMEGLSIQVTKNVVDEVKHEKYSKATRPPAPTPRRSSSTPRRRLQPSKTFHARTAHKEPPQSGSSTDQMGQATRRESLPLRMIKTPEKRQATNILTRLKSPDVSVNSPRIDRIAEFPLASSENPLHHITKLVLPSIIDQSITKDKCTFQVLRSDSENYSDSPDIDLLGADNSPRSSSDWRQRRFDTRSYQQRAEALEGLLEFSAQLLQQERFEELGILLKPFGPGKASPRETAIWLSRSLKEVGL
- the LOC117843523 gene encoding probable ribose-5-phosphate isomerase 3, chloroplastic, with amino-acid sequence MAATAISVRLHPAAARHVTAARRARLGAVRAQSAPAAAALTQDDLKRLAAVRAVEQVQSGMVLGLGTGSTAAFAVAEIGALLASGKLEKIVGVPTSKRTFEQAQSLGIPLSTLDDHPLIDLAIDGADEVDPDLNLVKGRGGALLREKMVEAASDKFIVVVDETKLVDGLGGSGLAMPVEVVQFCWKYNLVRLQELFKEEGVEAKLRLEGDKPYVTDNSNYIVDLYFKTPIKDALAAGEAIAALEGVVDHGLFLNMASSVIIAGSDGVSVKTK